GTTCACGCGCGGGAAACGGCGGATCGCCTGGTGCGCGCCGTCCTCGCACGCCGTCCAGCACAGCTCGCACTTGATGCACTTGCTCTGATCGATGGACGCGACGACGTGGTAGTTGAGATCGAGGTTCTCCCACTTCGTCACCTTCGGCAGCGCGCGCCCGCGCAGCTCCTCGATGTTCGCGATCCCGCTCTCGTCCATCCACGTCGACAGTCCGTCGGTGAGGTCTTCGATGATTCGGAAGCCGTAGTGCATCACCGCGGTGCACACCTGCAGCGTCGTCGCGCCGAGCGCGATGAACTCGGCGGCGTCGCGCCACGTGGAGATCCCGCCAATGCCCGAGATCGGGATCTTCACCGCCGGATCGCTCGCGGTCGCGGACAGCAGGTTGAGCGCGATCGGCTTCACCGCCGGCCCGCAGTACCCGCCGTGGCTGGACTTGCCGCCGACGTCCGGCAGCGGCGTGAAGGTGTTCAAGTCAACGCCGACGATCGAGTTGATCGTATTGATGAGCGACAGCGCGTCGGCCCCGCCTTGGACAGCGGCGCGCGCGATGAACGTGATGTCGGTGACGTTGGGCGTCAGCTTGACGATCACCGGAATGCGCGACACTTCCTTCACCCAACCCACGATATCGCAGGTGTACTCCGGCACCTGCCCGACCGCCGCGCCCATCCCGCGCTCGCTCATCCCGTGCGGGCAGCCGAAGTTCAGCTCGATTCCGTCGGCGCCCGTGTCCTCCGTCCGCTTGACGATGTCGTGCCATGCTTCGCGCCTGCTCTCCACCATGAGGGAGACGATGACGGCGTTGTCCGGGTAGTTGCGCTTGGCCACGGCGATCTCGCGCAGGTTGTCCTCGATCGGGCGGTCGCTGATGAGCTCGATGTTGTTGAACCCGATCATGCGATGGATGCCGAGGTCGATCGAGCCGTACCGCGAGAACACGTTGATGATCGGCTCACCGACCGTCTTCCACACCGCGCCGCCCCAGCCCACGTCGAACGCCTTCGCGATTTGTCCGTACGTGTTGGTCGGCGGGCCCGACGCGAGCCAGAACGGATTCGGCGACTTTATGCCGGCGAAGTTGACGGTCAGGTCAGCCATCATTTCTCCCGGGGCGGAGGTGGCTTGGCCCCCTTCGGCCGCTACGCGCGCAAACTACGCGCGCTAAGACGCGGCCTGTGGGGACCAGGCCGCCTCCGCCCTGGCTGGATCCAGACCGGGCAGGCGTACCCGCGAGGGCGAGCGCAGCCGTGTAGTTCCGGCTGCGTCGGGCCGC
The sequence above is a segment of the Gemmatimonadaceae bacterium genome. Coding sequences within it:
- the preA gene encoding NAD-dependent dihydropyrimidine dehydrogenase subunit PreA, which gives rise to MADLTVNFAGIKSPNPFWLASGPPTNTYGQIAKAFDVGWGGAVWKTVGEPIINVFSRYGSIDLGIHRMIGFNNIELISDRPIEDNLREIAVAKRNYPDNAVIVSLMVESRREAWHDIVKRTEDTGADGIELNFGCPHGMSERGMGAAVGQVPEYTCDIVGWVKEVSRIPVIVKLTPNVTDITFIARAAVQGGADALSLINTINSIVGVDLNTFTPLPDVGGKSSHGGYCGPAVKPIALNLLSATASDPAVKIPISGIGGISTWRDAAEFIALGATTLQVCTAVMHYGFRIIEDLTDGLSTWMDESGIANIEELRGRALPKVTKWENLDLNYHVVASIDQSKCIKCELCWTACEDGAHQAIRRFPRVNGGPVVEIIEEACVGCNLCAQVCPVQGCISMQRVPNDYPPVTWKDFTAGNGVLAPRSEHFHTATFSSAPKSG